The Elephas maximus indicus isolate mEleMax1 chromosome 6, mEleMax1 primary haplotype, whole genome shotgun sequence genomic sequence CTACCCCCAGGTCCTGCCCCCCCAAAAGTGATTGGGTCCCGGAAGGTTCAAGTGATCGTGACAGACAGCAAGAAGGGTGTTTGGAATTAGGTGTTCTGCGCAGCCTAATTATAACAAGGAGCGCTACACCCCGCTACCCCCGAAGCGCAGCCTGCCTCCCAGTCTGTGACAGTGTGGCTATAATTGAGTTCCGAGCATGCTGTCAGACAGAATTACCTTTTGGCTGGGGGGGGTGCTCTTGCAGTGTTAGCGAGTGACTTCTATTCCTGCATTATTTTTAGGGCTCTTACAGAAAGAACTAGTAGAACCAGCTACTgacgagtcaactctgacttgtggcgacctctcgtgtgtcagggcagagctgtgctccacagggttttcaatggttgatctttcagaagtaggccatcaggcctttcttccgagacacctgtgggtggacttgaacctccaacctttcggttagcagctgagcacccatttgcaccacccagggcaccCAGAACAGAAAGTCCAGATTCTATCGAGTACATTGGGTTCAGCTCTGGAAATGCGGGACACAGCAGCCTTGCTCTTACGTGGACTCTCCATATATGACACTATTGGCTATTGGCTTCCATATTTTTCATGACTTAAGTCTTGGGTGGGTTACCAGGGACTGGAGCAGTggtgtcttctttccttccctttgcCGGGTTGGATCGGAGCCTCAAAgcgaaacagaacaaaaaattaacCAGCAGTTATGGTGGAAGAGGTGACAGTGACACCAACCAGGATgatcccccagcccccagccccagtagACCAGGAGTTTTggggtgtcttaggctaggttctctagaggagcaaaaccagagatttatgtcaaggaaatggctcacgtggctgTAAAGGCCGGCGAGTCCCAagcctgtgggtcaggtgtcaggctggaggcttctcctgatttatagctgtggaggctggcaaacctaagatcagcagatcagatggcaggctgctggctcatggactgtgaaggctgatgaatcccaagattggcaggtaagcttctGGCTCAAGTCctcagaaccagaggtcagatgatgacaagtgaGAGCCTTGCTGGGGCGTCTTtctatactggaggcaggccacatccccaaggaaactcccttttaacggATTGGCTGcttgtcatggatggaattgtgccccccaaaaatatgtgtcaacttggttaggccacgattcccagtttcgtgtggttgtcctccattttgtgattgtaatttttatgttaaagaggactagggtggggttgtaacacccttacccaggtcacatccctgatccaaggtaaaaggagtttccctagggtgtggcctgcaccaccttttatcttacaagagataaaaggaaagggaggcaagcagagagttagggacctaataccaccaagaaagaagcaccaggagcagagcatgtcctttggacccaggtttcctgctcagggaagctcctagtccaggggaagattgatgagaaggtccttcctccagagctgacagagagagaaagccctcttctggagctgaccccctgaatttggacttctagccttctagactgtgaggaaataaatttctctttgttaaagccatccccttgtggtatttctgttatagcagcactagatgactaagacactgctcatgccaccaagaatcgtggcccagctgagtagacacacaaccttaaccgacAGGCGGGGTCACTGGGATGGAGCCCAGTGGCCATGGGAAGGGCATACATTAGTGATGACACAAGATGGTAGATTCTGGCACAGATATTGGCAGATGGTAGCGCACAGGCATCAGCTGGAGTTCACATCAGTGTCAGTCAGGTCTCCCTTGGGCAGGAGCTCAGGTGCCCATGGACCCcggctctgtttcctcatctgtacctGAGACAGGCAGTCTGTGGGGGTAGGCCCTTGGCttaccctccccacccctcagGGCACTCACAGTCCACCGTGAGGCCCTGGGAGGGACATCACTGAGCACGAAGCTTCTGATCCTTGCTCTATGggcctgtctgtcagtgtgtaGCACTGTGGTGGctggcgtgttgctgtgatgctagaagttatgccactggtatttcaaataccagcagggtcacccacagtggatggctttcaatggagcttttagactaagacagactaggaagaaaggtctgaccatctacttctaaaaatcagccagggaaaaccctatgggtcatagtagaacactgtccaatatagtgattgggcaatgttttgctctgttgtacgtaaggtcgccatgagtcagagccaacttgatggcagctaagtataccaccaccaacaacaatgtGCAAATTGGACAGATGAGAAGAAAAGGCAGCACAAAGCAGTCCCTCGTGTTTACTTAGATTTTATTGGCACTGCTGCGTGCTGGAAAAGCAATACCATATGGGACACCACGGCATGGTGTCCGTGGGCTGTGGTCGCCACCGGCCTGTGGTCCTGCATGCCATGGGTGTTCAGCACCCTGTGGAGATGTCGTCAGACACAcagatgtttttctttcttgcGGGCCCACTGGAAGCTGTGCCTCAGCACCTTTGGGTGCCTCAGGCGGCCGTCTTGTCTTCTGGGTGAAAGGACTCGATGGGCAGCAGGGAGCTCGTCTTGGGCACCCCTGGGGGGCCCTGCAGCATCTTGTTTCTGCCCTCCAGCTTCCGGGCCCATTCGTCGCGGAGCCTGGGAGGGCAGCAATTCGGCACTATGTGTCAGCTCCTTGGGCCTGGGTGGCAGCCCAGCTGCATCTCTCAGCACCTCGGCACATGGCGGGGTCAGCCCCCTCCCACATGCTGACCTTCATTGGTGGCTCTGTGTCCCTGCCTAGCCCTGGGATCTTGTCCGGTCCTAAAAATCCTGGGCCCTGGAGGTGGCCAGGCCACTCTAGTCTCACTCCTCGGTGGAGAGGAGACGGCACATCGCCCCAGGAAGCAGCCTGGCCGTGTTTCTGGAAACTTCCAAGCCCCTGCCAAGCCCCGCCTGGGGAGATGGAGCAGAAGCCACCTTCACATTGGCTCACAGGAAGAACACAGCCTCCTGCCCGCCCACCTTGTGGACAACCTTGGGTGGGGAGCACTGTCATGACCACAGCAAGCTCAGGATTGGGAATGGCCCTGCCAGGGGGCCAGGCCCCCACCCCATGGGTGCTGGCAGACAAGGGACGAAGGGGAGAAGCACTGAGCCTGCAGGGTGGCTCAGGCAGCGCCCTCCCTCGTGTGCTGAGCCAGCAGATGTCCTTGTCCCAGGATGGCAGGTCAGTCCGGAGAGTGAAcagcctgggcttcagctccagccaGGCTCCTTGGGGACCAGGTTGTGAAGGCCTGCCCAGTCTGCCTTGGCTCCCTGTTGGCTCAACTGTGCCCTGGGGGCAGCTACTCGTTGGTTTGCTCGGGCCCCCCAGAAAGGCCCCCCAGCACCCACAGACCCCTCACAACCATAGGCCTCAGCACCCCAGGGTCCCAGAACCCCAGTACCCTAAGCCCCCAGCACCCAGACCCCCAACACCCTCAGGCCCCGCAGAAGGGCCCCTTAGCACCCACAGGTCCTCCAGCACCCAAGACCCTCCAGAAGGGCCCCCCAATATCCATAGACCCCCCCAGCATCCATAGACCCCTCCCCCGGCACCCACGGGTCCCCCAGCACACCCAGAGCGTCAGCACTCCCAGCATCAGGTCTCCAGAACCCCCAGCCCCCCAACACCCCAGCCCCCCAACACCTCCAGGCCCTTTCAGTACCCCCAGTCCTCTAACACCCCAGCACTCCCAGACCTCCAACACCCTAGGCCACAGCAATCCCAGGTCCCCCAGAAGAATCCCTCAGCACCCTAAGCCCCCCCAGTGCCCCCAGGCCCCGAACACCCTGGGACCCCTAGGACTCCAGGTCTACAACACCCCAGGCCTCTAACACCCTAGCCCCCCCCAACTCCCGCAGGCCCCCCAACACCACCAGGTCCCCAATACTCCAGGGCCTCTAGCACACCTGGCCCCCTAGCACCCCAGGCTTCCAATACCCCAGCCCTGCCAGCACCCTTGGCCCTCCAGCACTCCAGGCCTCCCAACATCCCAGGCCTTCCAGCAGCCCCAGGCCCTGAGTACCCCCAGCCTCCACAGTACCCAATGTCCCCAACACCCCAGGACCCCCAGGGCCTCTAGAACCCCCAGGCGCCGAGCATCCCCAGCCCCCCCAGCACCCCAGACCCCCCAGCACCCCCAGGCCCCCAGCACCCTTGGCTCCCCAGCACCCCCAGGCCTCTGGGCCAGCACCTAGGCTGGGGGTGTGTCGGCTTTGTTCTGCACGTCGTCACACACATGTTGTGTGAGGGTGTGTGGGAGTGTTGCCTCCTTGCCCCTCACTCAGAGGTCACGATGGTGGTGGATGCAGACTGGAGCGGATACCCCTGTTTTGCTGCCTTCCCCCAAACCCCTCGGGGAGTTTCTGTGAGTCGTCAGTGGTGGGGCTTGAAGTGGATGTAGGAGGGATGATCTTCCTGTCCCACTCATTCAGTACGTCTGTCAGGGATAGAATCATGTCCCCGAAACACGTGCTAAAGtcttaacctctgtacctgtgaacgtgaccttgtttggaaatagggtttaaaaaaaaaaaaaaaagtttttttcttttttatcagttaggttaacaggAAGTCGTACCAAGTCAGGGTGGGTACTGATCCCATCTAAGTAgagtcttataaaagagaagagacacagacagacacggAGGagggatggccatgtgaagatgctgccacaagccaaggaacccccAGGGCACCAGAAGCTGTAAGAGACAAGGCAGGGtcctcccctagagctggagGGAGCTAGTCCCCACAGACACCCTAATGCAGACTCCCAGCCTTCAGAGCTGAGAGAGGACAAATGTCTGCTCTCAGGCCCCCCACCCGGGCGTCGGCTTTGTTATGGCCGCCCTGGAACGCAGATGCGGGGTAGTCAGTGCTCTTCCTGAAGgtgcgggggggagggggcaagGGTGCGGGGGTCCATCCGGATGATGTGGAGCTGAACGCTGGCCTGGGTGGCGCCCACCCTCCCCACTCATCACTCACCTGCTCAAGGCGCTCCGGCTGACTCTCAGCTCTTCGTCTTGGAGCTGTTTTGCATGATATTCGATTTTTTTCTCCCAGAACATCTTTAGCTCACTGGCATCAGAGGTTACTCTTCTGAGATGCCGCAGAGTGTAGCTTTTAGTCATtttctggaaaaagaaaagttgACAGACTTAGGCACTTTGCGCCTGAGCATGGAGGGAGAGGGTGTGAAACCCAGCCATGCACGTAATGAACTCGCCTCAGCCCCAAACCGCAGAGCGTCCTTGCAGTGTCCAGGGCACCAGAGTGAGGGCTGCCCGTGGAGGGGGGTCCTCGGGGAAGTCGCGGCTGCAGGCAGCTCGTGACCCCGCTATGGCAGGCACCCACCCCTCTGTCCAGCACAGCAGTTTCCTGGTTGGCGGGGGAGGTAGACGGATGGTGAATTTTGAACCTTTGGTCATTTCAAAACTGAAGATACGCTGAGCTCCTCCCTGTATTTTAGTGAAGTTTACCCTAAGGCTAAGGCAGTGGGAATGGGGTACTTCCTTGGAATGGAGCTTGGAATGGTATTTCCTGCCATTTCACAAGTGCCCACTTTTAAGCATGGCTGTGTGTGCTTTATCCTTCTGCATTCATGGCACAAAGATGTCCCTCACAAGGCAGTAAGCGAAGGTGTGGCTTTGAAATCTGAGAAACTGTGTCCCCAAGAGATACGTTTAAGTCCTTACCCTTGTACCTGTCCGTGTCTGGAAATAGGTCTCTGGAGATGTTATCAGCGAAGTCAGTGGAGAAGGGTGGGCCCTAGTCCTTCTGATGGCGTCTGGtcaaaggggagaacagacacagtGGGAGCCACACACCGTGGAGAAGGCACAGTGTGACCATGCAGCTAAAGCCAGGGACTGCCGGCCCTCCCCAGAAGGTACTGTGTGACCTTGCAGCTAAAGCCAGGGTCCACTGGCCCTCCCCAGAAGGCACTGTGTGATCTTGCAGCTAAAGCCAGGGTCTGCTGGCCCTCCCCAGAAGGCACTGTGTGACCATTCAGCTAAAGCCAGGGTCTGCTGGCCCTCCccagaagccaggaggggacaggaacagGTTCACCCTTGGagtctcagaaggaatcaacacagccgacACCCTGACCTTGGACTCCCAGCCACCAGGCTGTGAGACAAGGAGTTTCTCTCCTCTAAAGCTGCCCACTCTATGGTACTTTGtatggcagccctaagaaaccAAGATATGCAGTTATTGAACATTTCTCTGCTCACGGAATAATCACATCTAAGAGTAAACAGTGTTAAATTCTTGCCAGAAGAGATGATAAATTGATGATAGTTCTTCTTAAGACTCTAGTGCTTGACGTAACTATTTTATGGAATTGCAAGGCCACAGATGAGAGAAATCCTTGAACGAGGAGGCCGCCGAGTGCGGACAGCAGGGGAACTCGCTGGCACTTTGGTGTCCCTAAGACCAGCCAATGCAAGTTCTGCTACTGGattaaataccagcaaggtcacccatggtgggcaggttttaatggagcttccagactaagacaaactaggaagaaaggcctggccatctacttctaaaaccctgtggatcacagttctgctctgatgcacAGGAGGTCACTCAATGGCAgctgtattattttcttaattgggCTGTGGGGATAGTGTCTGCACAGTGGTGCACACAGGCTATGGCACCAGGCTGCATAGGTGGGAACACTGACTACGACAAGGAGCGAGAATAACAGGTGTTGGTCAGGCAATTCCAGCAGAAGGACGGCGAAGGTGGTGGTGGGTGTTTTCTGGCTGCAGCAGGAGGAGGAGAGACGGGAGGTGGGAGTCCTGGGCGGGCCGGCCCACCAGCCACGGCCGAGTGCAAGCTGGGCAGTGGCGCTGGTGGAATCTGGCAGCTTCGTCCAGGACTCAGTGGCAGGCTGCCTCCCCCTGTCATCACCCTGCACGCTCCAGGAGCCTGGGGATTACTGGCTGCACTGAGCTTTCAGGGTTATTATTTATTTCAGTCCTTGTGCTGACATGCAGAGCTGTGCTGTCTTCACCGCACCTTCCGGAGAGGGAGGGGACAGGCAGGACTCAGGGACAAGTGCAGCCCGTCTGTGACAGGCTCTACTTGGGGACAGGGAAACTTCACAGGGTGCCTGGGGTGGGCTCCATCCCTTCATGCCAGTGTTTTGGGAAACACTGAATTGCGTCTCCCCCAAAAgaatgttcaagtcctaaccctgtacctgcgaatgtgaccttgtttgggactagggagtttctttttttatcagTTAAGTGAGCGGTGACttataaaagagaacagacacagGAATGGTGACACATGGGGAAGACGTCACGTGACGATGGAGGCAGATGTGGCTGCAAGCAGCAAGGAAGGCCAGGGATTGCAGCAGCCACCGGAacccaggagagaggcctggagcAGCTCCTCTCCCAaagtcctcagaaggaagggacaggactGACACCCTGATCGCAGACTCCCAGCCTGCAGAACTGAGACAATACACTTCTGTTATTAAAGCCCcactctgcagttttttttttttttctgcagtattcggttacagcagccccaggagaTTCAGAGGTTGGCAGTGAAGAACGAAGTAGTCAACTGAGCCTGTGCCGGTGGAGAAGAGAAAACGCCAGACTGGCTCAAATAAACCAGGGGAAACGATGGCAGCGGCCGGCACAAACACCAGCATTGTTGTAATGTGGTCGCTAAAAGCAGTTGTTTGGACCCAGTCAACGAGTACATAGGAGTCCCTACGTGGGTGCAAATAGTtatttgcttggctgctaactggagagttggaggtttgagtccactcagaagagct encodes the following:
- the FAM240C gene encoding protein FAM240C, coding for MTKSYTLRHLRRVTSDASELKMFWEKKIEYHAKQLQDEELRVSRSALSRLRDEWARKLEGRNKMLQGPPGVPKTSSLLPIESFHPEDKTAA